One Bacteroidota bacterium genomic window carries:
- a CDS encoding glycosyltransferase family 4 protein: MKKILFLCSEFPPGPGGIGNHGFNLIKTLQQKGYEVSIVTNLENATHVESQNFATAQHLEVNYINREGVLPVQFRRILAAFSIVSHHNIILCSGMFSLWVAGLLKIFYRKKKYIAIIHGTEVTDTNAIHQRFTKWALKKFDTVISVSKYTQEQIEPKNKKTKYEVIPNAITAADLQKYIVSEPTKWKGNPSLLTVGNVTRRKGQQNVIKALPQIIKMYPKVHYHIVGLPSKKSEFETLANELKVSDYITFHGKVDVQTLYTSYQSCDVFVMLSEKQPDGDVEGFGIAILEANYYGKPAIGATACGIEDAIEEGSTGHKVSNKNPELIATALQKIMGNYNHYHTNSKSWAMKHDWNDIAEDYIKLM; encoded by the coding sequence TCTATTTTTGTGCAGCGAATTCCCTCCAGGGCCTGGTGGTATTGGTAACCATGGATTTAACCTGATCAAAACATTACAGCAAAAAGGTTATGAAGTTTCCATCGTTACCAATTTAGAAAATGCTACTCACGTTGAAAGTCAAAATTTTGCGACTGCCCAACATTTGGAGGTGAATTATATAAATCGGGAAGGCGTTTTGCCTGTTCAGTTCAGAAGAATTTTGGCAGCATTCTCTATCGTTTCTCATCATAATATTATACTTTGTTCGGGCATGTTTTCACTTTGGGTGGCTGGCTTATTAAAAATATTTTACAGAAAGAAAAAATATATAGCCATCATTCACGGAACCGAAGTTACTGATACCAATGCCATACACCAAAGATTCACCAAATGGGCTTTGAAAAAATTCGATACGGTTATATCTGTTTCTAAATATACACAAGAACAAATCGAGCCGAAAAATAAAAAAACTAAATATGAAGTAATTCCAAATGCGATCACCGCAGCCGATTTGCAAAAATATATTGTATCTGAACCTACCAAATGGAAAGGCAATCCCTCCTTGCTTACTGTGGGGAATGTTACCCGCAGAAAAGGACAACAAAATGTGATTAAAGCTTTGCCGCAAATTATTAAAATGTATCCCAAAGTACATTATCACATAGTTGGATTGCCTTCAAAGAAATCAGAATTTGAGACTTTGGCAAACGAATTAAAAGTGAGCGACTATATTACTTTCCACGGCAAGGTTGATGTACAAACACTATATACTTCCTATCAAAGTTGTGATGTGTTTGTGATGCTAAGTGAGAAACAACCCGATGGTGATGTAGAAGGTTTTGGAATAGCGATATTGGAAGCAAATTATTACGGCAAACCTGCCATTGGTGCAACAGCCTGCGGTATTGAAGACGCAATAGAAGAAGGAAGTACAGGCCACAAAGTATCCAACAAAAATCCAGAACTAATTGCAACAGCTTTACAAAAGATAATGGGGAATTACAATCACTATCATACTAATTCGAAAAGCTGGGCAATGAAACATGATTGGAATGATATTGCAGAAGATTATATAAAACTGATGTGA
- a CDS encoding glycosyltransferase family 1 protein: MTTKLIVIFDATKTGNRESGLGNFCYNLGKEISLIKPERFEIQFLVHKEQINLFGPEHKYIMLNATHKFPVNNFKNTSLLHACWQLSSLQSSNKKLKWLYTVHDLNFLFKYKSFKKTYYTSRFLSNIKRADKVVCISQATNVLFADLTGDNYRADIIYNGNSLSNILHTQKPAIDLPQRYLFFIGIISPKKNIESIFELLQQIPELNLVLAGEAQTIYKQQLQQKATQLNIVNSIIFTGKVSEEEKLYLYKNCEAYINPSIAEGFGIPVVEAMSMGKPLVLNNIPAFMEIAGDLALYITPENKTDFRNSYDHYLQKFNDSEIEDEIKCASQKFSWKQAAESYVKLYEDILFGD, encoded by the coding sequence ATGACGACCAAGCTAATTGTAATATTTGACGCCACTAAAACAGGAAATAGGGAAAGTGGCCTGGGCAATTTTTGTTATAATTTAGGTAAAGAAATTTCGTTGATAAAGCCAGAACGTTTTGAGATACAATTTTTGGTACATAAGGAGCAAATTAATTTATTCGGCCCTGAACATAAATATATAATGCTGAATGCTACCCATAAATTTCCCGTAAACAATTTCAAAAACACGTCATTACTGCATGCTTGCTGGCAACTTAGCTCTTTGCAAAGCAGTAATAAAAAACTGAAATGGCTATACACGGTTCACGATTTAAATTTTCTTTTCAAATATAAAAGTTTCAAAAAAACATATTATACAAGCCGATTTCTAAGTAATATAAAACGTGCCGATAAGGTTGTATGTATCTCGCAAGCTACCAATGTACTCTTTGCTGATTTAACAGGCGATAATTACAGGGCCGATATTATATATAATGGAAATTCACTATCAAATATACTACATACTCAAAAACCTGCAATAGATTTGCCCCAAAGATATTTATTTTTTATTGGAATTATATCACCTAAAAAAAATATTGAAAGCATATTCGAACTATTACAACAAATTCCTGAATTAAACCTTGTACTTGCTGGCGAGGCACAAACTATATACAAACAGCAACTACAGCAAAAAGCCACCCAATTAAATATCGTAAATAGCATTATATTTACTGGCAAAGTGAGCGAAGAAGAAAAACTATATTTATATAAAAATTGTGAAGCATATATTAACCCTTCTATAGCCGAAGGCTTTGGTATTCCAGTAGTGGAAGCCATGAGTATGGGCAAGCCTTTGGTATTAAATAATATTCCTGCATTTATGGAAATAGCAGGAGATTTGGCTTTATATATAACCCCAGAAAACAAAACTGATTTTAGGAATAGTTATGATCACTATCTTCAAAAATTTAATGACTCTGAGATTGAGGATGAGATTAAATGTGCATCACAGAAATTTTCATGGAAACAAGCTGCAGAGAGTTATGTGAAACTATATGAAGATATTTTGTTTGGTGATTGA
- a CDS encoding biotin--[acetyl-CoA-carboxylase] ligase translates to MLLTTEKIVGHEQVFLQETDSTNHQLQMLLKSGPVKEGFTVSTAYQNGGRGQMGKQWHSLPGQNILMSFVLYPTFIRAEEQFYLSMAMSLGVYDFLAELIEGVSIKWPNDIMVNGQKICGMLIQNTLSGDSIASSVIGIGINVNQSQFEPELSHATSLKILTAKEYNLTACQLRLTDSIDERYKQLRARKFEALKADYLKHLFGMKEPHSFLIETQCVKGIIKGIDEYGCLLVEIEGNVLKFKNGEIGYIY, encoded by the coding sequence ATGTTACTTACCACAGAAAAAATTGTGGGTCACGAGCAAGTTTTTTTGCAGGAAACAGACTCCACAAATCATCAGTTGCAAATGCTCCTCAAGAGCGGGCCAGTAAAGGAAGGTTTTACTGTGAGTACCGCATATCAGAATGGTGGACGTGGCCAAATGGGCAAGCAATGGCACTCATTGCCAGGGCAAAATATTTTAATGTCGTTTGTACTTTATCCAACTTTTATTAGAGCCGAAGAGCAGTTTTATTTGTCGATGGCCATGAGTTTGGGGGTATATGATTTTTTGGCGGAACTTATTGAAGGGGTTTCGATCAAATGGCCCAATGATATAATGGTGAATGGTCAGAAAATTTGTGGGATGCTTATTCAGAATACTTTAAGTGGCGATTCCATAGCCAGTAGTGTGATAGGCATCGGAATTAATGTTAACCAAAGTCAATTTGAACCTGAATTATCACACGCAACGTCGTTAAAAATATTGACAGCAAAGGAGTATAACTTAACAGCCTGTCAGTTGCGTCTAACAGATAGCATCGACGAACGATACAAACAACTTCGTGCCCGTAAGTTTGAAGCACTGAAAGCAGATTATTTAAAACATCTTTTTGGAATGAAGGAGCCTCATAGTTTCTTGATAGAGACTCAATGTGTAAAAGGTATAATAAAAGGTATTGATGAATATGGTTGTTTGTTGGTGGAAATTGAAGGAAACGTTTTGAAATTTAAAAATGGGGAGATTGGTTATATATATTAG
- the rsfS gene encoding ribosome silencing factor, whose amino-acid sequence MKGQIKLAQKQNATAQQLLDSVVEGMKEKKAKNIVVLDMLNLKSAPADYFVICHGESDKQVEAIARSVDEVVKKNTGEDALHIEGQDNAEWILLDYFNVVVHVFQQEKRNFFDIEGLWGDARIQNIED is encoded by the coding sequence GTGAAGGGTCAAATCAAGTTAGCACAAAAACAAAATGCCACCGCACAGCAGCTCTTAGACAGCGTGGTGGAAGGCATGAAGGAAAAGAAAGCAAAGAACATTGTAGTTCTAGACATGCTTAACCTCAAATCAGCTCCAGCAGATTATTTCGTAATATGTCATGGTGAGTCAGACAAACAAGTAGAAGCCATAGCCCGCAGTGTGGACGAAGTAGTAAAAAAGAATACAGGTGAAGATGCCCTACATATCGAAGGTCAGGACAATGCCGAATGGATCCTTCTCGATTATTTCAATGTGGTGGTGCATGTGTTCCAACAAGAAAAACGAAATTTCTTCGACATCGAAGGTTTGTGGGGCGATGCCCGAATACAAAATATCGAGGATTAA
- a CDS encoding RsmE family RNA methyltransferase — MIAFYTPECDELKEGEIITLNAEESWHGAKVLRIKNDESIIVLNGKGWIGEGRIQTVHDKQTAVILDKVLYHHPATNSLSIAVSVLKTNERMEWMLEKLTELGVAKISFIECKRTERNKLNLERMQKIAIAALKQCKRSWLPVIEGVMSYEKYMQQEFVGEKYIAFCDAKEYIKFNAQKSATILIGPEGDFNESEIVLAKAQGFKPILISKQILRTETAAMAIAAVWDLGN; from the coding sequence ATGATAGCATTTTATACTCCAGAATGTGATGAACTAAAAGAAGGTGAAATAATTACTTTAAATGCTGAAGAATCGTGGCATGGAGCCAAAGTATTGAGGATAAAAAATGACGAAAGTATTATAGTATTAAACGGCAAAGGTTGGATAGGAGAGGGGAGAATACAAACTGTTCACGACAAACAAACCGCAGTAATTTTAGATAAAGTATTATATCATCATCCTGCAACTAATAGTTTGAGCATTGCTGTATCAGTTTTAAAAACCAATGAACGCATGGAGTGGATGTTAGAAAAACTAACAGAACTTGGCGTAGCTAAAATTTCGTTTATTGAATGCAAACGCACGGAACGCAATAAGCTAAATTTGGAACGAATGCAGAAGATTGCAATTGCTGCTTTAAAACAATGCAAACGCTCGTGGTTGCCCGTTATAGAAGGTGTGATGTCGTATGAAAAATATATGCAGCAAGAATTTGTGGGTGAAAAATATATAGCTTTTTGTGATGCCAAAGAATATATAAAATTTAACGCACAAAAGTCAGCGACAATTTTAATTGGCCCTGAGGGAGATTTTAATGAATCAGAAATTGTTTTGGCAAAAGCCCAAGGATTTAAACCGATATTAATCTCCAAACAAATATTACGTACTGAAACTGCGGCTATGGCTATAGCAGCGGTTTGGGATTTGGGAAATTAA
- a CDS encoding SCO family protein, translating to MKNTKTILVIVAIVGIGFFLYNIWQKNNVMPIREIPVLGDSGHVVKPFSFINQDGKIVTQNDLKGKVYVVEYFFTTCQSICVPMGQNMMKVDSAFKDRNDFMILSHTVDPETDSVDILKQYAEAHHSSKNWMFLTGTQRDLYTTAAESYLLDSPARVKSPEYFLHTKFFMLVDKQGHLRGDAYDGTDLNKVYKLIEDAKMLLRD from the coding sequence ATGAAAAATACAAAAACGATATTAGTTATAGTTGCAATAGTAGGGATAGGTTTTTTTCTATATAATATATGGCAAAAGAATAATGTAATGCCCATTAGGGAAATACCTGTTCTCGGTGATTCTGGACACGTAGTAAAACCTTTTTCATTCATCAATCAAGATGGGAAAATAGTTACACAAAATGATTTAAAGGGGAAAGTATATGTGGTAGAATATTTTTTTACCACATGCCAAAGTATATGTGTGCCGATGGGCCAAAATATGATGAAAGTGGATTCTGCTTTTAAAGACAGGAATGATTTTATGATATTGTCGCATACGGTTGATCCGGAAACAGATTCAGTTGATATACTTAAACAATATGCAGAAGCCCATCATTCAAGCAAAAACTGGATGTTTTTAACAGGCACTCAAAGAGATTTGTATACAACGGCTGCCGAAAGCTATTTATTAGATTCGCCTGCAAGAGTGAAATCACCTGAATATTTTTTACATACCAAATTTTTCATGTTGGTCGATAAACAAGGGCATTTGCGTGGTGATGCTTATGATGGAACTGATTTGAATAAAGTATATAAATTGATAGAGGATGCGAAGATGCTGTTGAGAGATTAA
- a CDS encoding HD domain-containing protein, giving the protein MKEALQHPIFNIIREIAGEQQKQVFVIGGFVRDLILQRPSKDADIVVLGDGIELAHEVKKRYEEKCDFSFFKNYGTAQLKTQDWIFEFVGARKESYSLESRNPQVLPGTLDDDQKRRDFTINALALSLHPDNFGELNDPFGGVDDIQNSIIKTPLDPDITFSDDPLRMMRAVRFATQLDFTIEEKTFQALAANAHRLDIISMERISDELNKIILSKTPSIGFKILFDTMLLHRFFLEMVALQGVETINGLSHKDNFYHTLQVLDQISELTEDLWLRWAAILHDIAKPITKRFEPEGFTFHGHEDKGARMVKQIFKKLKLPLNEKMEFVAKIVLLHLRPKALAESPQITDSGFRRLIVDAGEEVDSLFTLCYADITSKNKTKVETFRKNLYEVRERMREVEERDNLRYWQPPITGLDIMETFNIKPGREVGVIKDAIREAILEGQIDNNREAAIVFMIEKAKEIGLAPIAE; this is encoded by the coding sequence ATGAAAGAGGCATTACAACATCCTATTTTTAATATTATAAGAGAAATTGCAGGCGAGCAACAAAAGCAAGTGTTCGTGATTGGCGGTTTTGTGCGTGATCTTATTTTGCAACGCCCCAGTAAAGATGCAGATATTGTAGTATTGGGAGATGGTATAGAATTAGCCCACGAAGTTAAAAAAAGATATGAAGAAAAATGTGATTTTTCCTTTTTTAAAAACTATGGCACCGCACAATTAAAAACCCAAGATTGGATATTTGAGTTTGTGGGAGCACGTAAAGAATCATATAGTCTTGAATCACGCAATCCACAAGTATTACCGGGCACTTTGGATGATGATCAAAAACGAAGAGATTTTACGATTAATGCACTCGCACTTAGTTTACATCCCGATAATTTTGGCGAGCTTAATGACCCATTTGGCGGCGTAGACGATATACAAAATAGTATAATAAAAACCCCGCTCGACCCTGATATAACTTTTAGTGACGATCCATTAAGGATGATGCGAGCCGTGAGATTTGCCACGCAATTAGATTTCACAATTGAAGAAAAAACTTTTCAAGCTCTTGCTGCAAATGCACACCGTTTAGATATTATATCTATGGAGCGAATTAGCGATGAGCTAAATAAGATTATTTTATCTAAAACACCATCTATAGGTTTTAAAATTTTATTCGATACAATGCTTTTGCATCGGTTCTTTCTCGAAATGGTTGCCCTGCAAGGCGTAGAAACTATTAACGGACTTTCTCACAAAGATAATTTCTATCATACTTTACAAGTGCTCGATCAAATCAGTGAATTAACGGAGGATCTTTGGTTAAGGTGGGCTGCAATTTTGCATGATATTGCAAAGCCAATCACCAAAAGATTTGAACCCGAAGGTTTCACCTTCCATGGCCATGAAGATAAAGGTGCACGCATGGTGAAACAGATATTTAAGAAACTGAAATTACCTTTGAATGAAAAGATGGAATTTGTGGCTAAAATAGTATTGCTACATTTGCGTCCCAAAGCACTGGCCGAAAGTCCACAAATAACCGATAGTGGTTTTAGAAGACTCATAGTTGATGCAGGAGAGGAAGTGGATAGCCTCTTTACTTTATGTTATGCAGATATCACTTCTAAGAACAAAACTAAGGTAGAAACTTTTAGAAAAAATTTGTACGAGGTACGCGAAAGAATGCGTGAGGTAGAAGAGCGTGATAATCTTCGCTATTGGCAGCCACCCATTACAGGATTGGATATTATGGAAACATTTAATATAAAACCTGGACGTGAAGTAGGCGTAATAAAAGATGCGATAAGAGAAGCAATATTAGAAGGACAAATAGATAATAACCGCGAAGCTGCTATTGTATTTATGATAGAGAAAGCAAAAGAGATTGGGCTTGCTCCAATTGCAGAATGA
- the argS gene encoding arginine--tRNA ligase: MIEHQLAGYIIQAFETLYGAKPEGVKLETTRQDFEGDYTFVVFPYIKISKKNPEQTAAELGEYIISNTKVVCSFNVVKGFLNLVIADNIWSNFLNEQYNNPSFGKGTVGNGQKVMVEYSSPNTNKPLHLGHTRNNLLGWSVSEILKANGYQVYKANLVNDRGIHICKSMIAWMSYGNGETPESTGSKGDKLVGKYYVAFEKYYRAEVQELIAKGIIEADAEKQAPLMIEAQEMLRKWEASDAETLRIWTLMNGWVYKGFEETYSRMGVDFNNYYYESQTYLLGKKFVEEGLTSGVFYKKADGSVWIDLTADGLDEKLVLRADGTSVYITQDLGTAQKKYDEVGYDKSIYVVANEQDYHFKVLKLILQKLGKPYAPGVMHLSYGMVDLPSGKMKSREGTVVDADELMDEMVQAAKDKTTELGKTQGFTEAEMNKLYHALGMGALKYFLLKVDPQKRMLFNPAESIDLHGNTGPFIQYTHARICSVMRTFGKLPQAVLVEKFDKYEKELLALIYKWPSIIIEAGKLYSPAIIANYIYEVAKEFNRLYHELPLVRESDEAIKNNRLAISQLTAHVLKQGLNILGIEAVERM; encoded by the coding sequence ATGATTGAACATCAGCTTGCGGGCTATATAATACAAGCATTTGAAACCCTATATGGTGCAAAACCAGAGGGGGTTAAATTGGAAACCACCCGTCAAGATTTTGAGGGTGATTATACTTTTGTGGTCTTTCCTTATATAAAAATCAGCAAAAAAAATCCTGAACAAACCGCAGCGGAACTTGGAGAATATATTATATCCAATACCAAAGTGGTGTGTAGTTTTAATGTGGTGAAGGGTTTTTTGAACTTAGTAATTGCAGATAATATTTGGAGTAATTTTTTAAATGAACAATATAATAATCCATCTTTCGGTAAAGGTACTGTAGGAAATGGGCAGAAAGTGATGGTCGAATATTCATCGCCCAATACCAACAAGCCTTTGCACTTAGGCCATACCAGAAATAATTTACTGGGATGGAGTGTTTCCGAAATTTTAAAAGCAAACGGCTACCAAGTATATAAAGCCAATTTGGTAAATGATCGTGGAATCCATATTTGCAAAAGTATGATAGCGTGGATGAGTTATGGGAATGGGGAAACTCCTGAAAGTACAGGCTCTAAAGGCGATAAATTGGTTGGCAAATATTATGTAGCATTCGAGAAGTATTATAGAGCCGAAGTGCAAGAACTAATAGCAAAGGGTATTATAGAAGCCGATGCAGAAAAGCAAGCACCCTTAATGATAGAGGCCCAGGAGATGCTACGCAAATGGGAAGCTAGTGATGCCGAAACATTACGCATTTGGACTTTGATGAATGGCTGGGTCTATAAAGGTTTTGAAGAAACTTATAGTAGAATGGGGGTCGATTTTAATAATTATTATTATGAATCGCAAACTTATTTATTAGGTAAAAAATTTGTGGAGGAGGGTTTGACATCGGGAGTTTTCTACAAAAAGGCAGACGGATCTGTATGGATAGATTTAACAGCAGACGGACTCGATGAAAAATTAGTTTTGCGTGCCGATGGCACATCTGTTTATATAACACAAGATTTAGGAACTGCTCAAAAAAAATATGATGAGGTGGGCTATGATAAATCTATATATGTAGTAGCAAATGAACAGGATTATCATTTTAAAGTATTAAAATTAATTTTGCAAAAGCTTGGCAAACCTTATGCTCCGGGCGTTATGCACCTAAGTTATGGTATGGTCGATTTACCAAGTGGTAAAATGAAATCACGCGAAGGTACAGTGGTTGATGCCGATGAATTGATGGACGAAATGGTGCAAGCCGCCAAAGATAAAACTACTGAATTAGGAAAAACGCAAGGGTTTACTGAAGCAGAAATGAATAAACTATATCATGCTTTGGGTATGGGTGCTCTTAAATATTTTTTATTGAAAGTTGACCCACAAAAACGTATGCTTTTCAACCCAGCAGAAAGTATAGACTTGCATGGTAATACTGGCCCATTTATACAATATACCCATGCCCGTATATGTTCGGTAATGCGTACATTTGGTAAATTACCTCAAGCAGTTTTGGTAGAAAAATTTGATAAGTATGAAAAAGAATTATTGGCATTAATATATAAATGGCCAAGTATTATAATAGAAGCGGGCAAATTATATAGTCCGGCTATTATAGCAAATTATATATATGAAGTAGCCAAAGAATTTAACCGTTTATATCATGAATTACCATTGGTTCGTGAATCCGATGAAGCCATAAAAAACAACCGTTTAGCAATATCGCAACTTACTGCCCATGTTCTCAAGCAAGGATTAAATATATTGGGTATTGAAGCTGTAGAACGCATGTAA
- the ahcY gene encoding adenosylhomocysteinase, with amino-acid sequence MTDTNTVPYKVKDITLAEWGRKEIKLAEAEMPGLMSIRKEYGPSQPLKGARVAGCLHMTIQTAVLIETLKELGAEVTWSSCNIFSTQDHAAAAIAAAGIPVFAWKGQNAEEFDWCIEQTLTAFSNGQSLNMILDDGGDLTNLVLDKYPELVAAIKGLSEETTTGVHRLYERVAKGTLPMPAINVNDSVTKSKFDNKYGCKESLVDAIRRATDIMLAGKVAVVAGYGDVGKGSAESLRGAGCRVIVTEIDPICALQAAMDGFQVMPMSKAVNHASIFVTATGNVNIINGKHFEAMRDKSIVCNIGHFDNEIDVAWLNNNHKKDTLKPQVDVYTVNGKEIILLAEGRLVNLGCAMGHPSFVMSNSFSNQTLAQIELWNNSHNYKNEVYVLPKILDEKVAALHLAHVGAELEILDTQQADYIGVPVNGPFKKDTYRY; translated from the coding sequence ATGACAGATACAAACACAGTGCCTTACAAAGTTAAGGACATTACTCTGGCCGAATGGGGTCGCAAAGAAATCAAACTTGCCGAAGCAGAAATGCCAGGTCTTATGTCAATCCGCAAAGAATACGGTCCTTCACAACCTTTGAAAGGTGCCCGTGTTGCTGGTTGTTTGCACATGACTATCCAAACTGCGGTACTTATTGAAACCTTGAAAGAACTAGGTGCGGAAGTTACTTGGTCATCTTGCAATATTTTCTCAACTCAAGACCATGCCGCCGCTGCTATTGCCGCTGCAGGTATTCCTGTATTTGCTTGGAAAGGTCAAAATGCTGAAGAATTTGATTGGTGTATTGAACAAACCCTTACTGCTTTCAGTAATGGACAATCTTTAAACATGATATTAGACGATGGTGGAGACCTTACCAATTTGGTATTGGACAAATATCCAGAACTTGTCGCTGCTATTAAAGGCCTTTCGGAAGAAACCACCACTGGTGTTCACCGTTTGTATGAGCGTGTTGCTAAAGGTACTTTACCTATGCCAGCTATCAATGTGAATGACTCAGTTACCAAATCGAAATTCGATAACAAATATGGTTGCAAAGAATCTTTGGTTGACGCTATCCGTCGTGCCACTGATATTATGCTTGCTGGCAAGGTTGCTGTGGTTGCGGGTTATGGCGATGTAGGAAAAGGTTCAGCCGAATCATTGCGTGGTGCTGGTTGCCGTGTAATTGTTACCGAAATCGACCCTATCTGTGCACTTCAAGCCGCTATGGATGGTTTCCAAGTAATGCCTATGAGCAAAGCGGTAAATCATGCAAGCATTTTTGTTACTGCTACGGGTAATGTAAATATTATCAATGGCAAACACTTCGAGGCCATGCGTGATAAGTCAATCGTGTGTAACATTGGCCATTTCGATAATGAAATTGACGTTGCTTGGTTAAATAACAACCACAAAAAAGACACTTTGAAACCTCAAGTAGATGTGTATACGGTGAATGGCAAAGAAATTATTTTGCTTGCTGAAGGTCGTTTGGTAAACTTAGGTTGTGCTATGGGTCATCCTTCATTTGTAATGAGCAATTCATTCAGCAACCAAACACTTGCTCAAATTGAGTTGTGGAATAATAGCCATAATTATAAAAACGAAGTATATGTATTGCCAAAAATTCTTGACGAGAAAGTAGCCGCATTACATCTTGCCCACGTAGGTGCAGAGTTAGAAATACTTGACACGCAACAAGCCGATTACATTGGTGTTCCAGTTAATGGCCCCTTCAAAAAGGACACATACAGATATTAA